One region of Chitinophaga varians genomic DNA includes:
- a CDS encoding RHS repeat-associated core domain-containing protein — MLLSNKHFTPVIGLDIHIVILLGFPIPLPHPYIGLVVDPMDYVPFIGATTKVNHVPRGKSDTSGKIIILFHIPMGGPFLLAPMIGHDSVNFFGSKKVKVEGNLMSPSGHMLMTCNDIGIPLSLQPGKKFIPIPSLYLPTSFSIPLSFGKPVMVGGPYVPDWAGVLLNLIMSYGFGAMMKGLGKAGKKAMTRLNKALKKKLGSNKLSKFLCKKGFEPVDLVQGIVIYDGTDFELPGPVALKWERSWNSDSDFEGLLGHGTHMSYDMRVVELEEEAATVVVLGDGRCAVFDQLSYSGESDYNRHERMTLTRTATDEFELFDYAQRLTYTFRKQPGEQQFRLITITNEAGFFISLHYANNCLLRVIDSAGRHLHIDSDNAGRITRVTVRHRGEQKVLVNYAYNDAGDLVEITDALSQSVRIQYRHHLMVSKTDRNGQTFYWEYDKENRCTHTWGDGGLLEGRIAYYPQHGYNLVTNSLGHTTTYYYTPDFVVEQIKDPVGSSTFFSYTEHFEVYRITDPEGNVTGYTYDEHGNQTSIIQPDGSEYTFVYDPEHRLILSGDPEGATRTFIYYRESGLLHTLTEADGRIQIFRYNDRHLLSMVENEQEDKTWLTYDADYNLHALTLPDGGKAVWEYDAWGQCTNSVNPLGQEQLFRYDVLGRITDVKLPDGNRVELQYNAYEDVVSVKDKHQQVRFGYTALGSLKTREENGTKIHFTYNTEEQLTRLVNEHGESYSFQRNRRGDVVSETGFDGLTRHYERDSAGKVIKIQRPGQRWTTYEYDYNGRIIRSAYSDGTWETYNYNRNGLLTEAENEHNTIRLARDVAGRITQEWQNGHAVTRSYDRNGRCKTIQSSIGADIRLHRNNLGEVTTMEASAAEGEDAWTAHIQRNAFGLEIERTLPGGIKSTWTYDSGAMPASHIVQSGSRTTRSRQYHWDANQRLKQIVNGLSKGTAKFGYDDLGNLAWGQYEDGQYDYRLPDKTGNLHKTQIRKDRKYGAGGRLQESENTRFIYDEEGNLSKKIVNTAPAGTGVWEYEWYGNGMLKQVTRPDRQTLTFQYDALGRRTSKKYKGEVTRFVWNGNTPLHEWSYPAADIPTMTIDEAGNIQQSHPEPVPSETLVTWVFEEGRQAPAAKIVRGKQYSIIADYLGTPTEAYDETGQQVWSCELDIYGKVRKLSGDKAFVPFRYQGQYEDAETGLYYNRFRYYSPEEGCYISQDPIGLAGGIRPYGYVDDPLSWVDPAGLAAIPSLADLKYAAQHTLDFSTAKDGAVFWSGNNTHTNMLAAQQWAAANGKTTLEQTVGGQYLNDLDLFGPHSTLTGQEAAEVWDIASKRFAEDASGDVHVFSTNAKKINKWGNLRTWWRIELPALLKNTKVNNIFRMKKDGTKSKTGHVKCR, encoded by the coding sequence ATGTTGCTTAGTAACAAGCACTTCACCCCGGTTATAGGCCTGGATATACACATTGTTATTCTCCTGGGCTTTCCCATTCCTTTACCGCATCCTTACATAGGACTGGTGGTAGACCCCATGGACTATGTGCCGTTTATTGGCGCTACTACTAAAGTGAACCATGTGCCGCGCGGTAAAAGCGACACTAGTGGTAAAATTATTATCCTCTTTCATATCCCCATGGGCGGGCCTTTCCTGCTAGCGCCCATGATAGGGCACGATTCCGTGAATTTTTTCGGCAGCAAAAAAGTGAAAGTGGAGGGAAACCTGATGAGCCCTTCGGGCCATATGCTGATGACCTGTAACGACATCGGTATCCCGCTTTCCCTACAGCCCGGAAAAAAATTCATCCCTATCCCCAGCCTCTACCTGCCTACTTCCTTTTCTATCCCGCTTTCCTTCGGGAAACCAGTGATGGTCGGCGGTCCTTACGTACCGGATTGGGCTGGCGTACTGCTGAACCTCATTATGTCGTATGGTTTTGGGGCGATGATGAAAGGACTGGGCAAAGCCGGTAAAAAGGCCATGACCCGGCTGAACAAGGCATTAAAGAAAAAGCTGGGCAGCAATAAACTGAGCAAATTCCTCTGTAAGAAAGGGTTTGAGCCGGTTGACCTGGTGCAGGGCATCGTCATATACGATGGAACGGACTTCGAACTGCCAGGCCCGGTCGCCCTTAAATGGGAACGCTCCTGGAACAGTGACAGCGACTTCGAAGGACTGCTGGGACATGGCACCCATATGAGCTACGATATGCGGGTAGTGGAGCTGGAGGAAGAGGCGGCTACGGTGGTAGTATTGGGAGATGGCCGCTGCGCGGTATTTGACCAGTTATCGTATAGTGGTGAAAGTGATTACAACCGGCATGAAAGAATGACCCTCACCCGCACCGCCACCGATGAATTTGAACTGTTCGACTACGCGCAGAGACTGACCTACACTTTCCGTAAACAGCCGGGAGAACAGCAGTTCCGCCTGATCACCATTACCAACGAAGCAGGTTTCTTTATCAGCCTGCATTATGCTAATAACTGCCTGCTGCGTGTTATCGACAGCGCCGGCCGGCACCTGCATATTGACAGCGACAATGCCGGCAGGATCACCCGGGTGACAGTAAGGCATCGTGGCGAACAGAAAGTCCTGGTAAATTACGCTTACAATGATGCCGGCGACCTGGTGGAAATTACGGACGCCCTGTCACAGTCCGTTCGCATCCAATACCGTCATCACCTGATGGTATCCAAAACAGACCGTAACGGGCAAACTTTTTACTGGGAATACGACAAGGAAAACCGCTGCACCCACACCTGGGGAGACGGCGGCCTGCTGGAAGGACGGATCGCGTATTATCCCCAGCACGGATATAACCTTGTGACCAATTCGCTGGGCCATACCACAACCTACTACTATACCCCGGATTTTGTAGTAGAGCAGATCAAAGATCCTGTTGGCAGTTCCACTTTCTTCTCTTACACAGAACATTTCGAAGTATACCGGATCACAGATCCGGAAGGTAACGTTACCGGCTACACTTACGATGAACATGGTAACCAGACCAGCATCATACAACCAGACGGCTCCGAATATACTTTTGTGTATGATCCTGAGCACAGGCTTATCCTGTCCGGTGACCCGGAAGGCGCCACCCGCACGTTTATCTACTATAGGGAGAGCGGGCTTTTACATACGCTGACAGAGGCGGATGGCCGCATACAGATTTTCAGGTATAATGACCGGCACCTGCTTTCCATGGTGGAAAATGAGCAGGAAGATAAAACCTGGCTCACCTATGATGCCGATTACAATCTGCATGCGCTCACCCTGCCAGACGGCGGTAAAGCGGTATGGGAGTACGATGCCTGGGGACAATGTACCAATAGCGTTAATCCGTTGGGGCAGGAGCAGCTTTTCCGTTATGATGTATTGGGACGCATCACAGATGTGAAGCTGCCGGACGGCAATCGCGTAGAACTGCAATACAACGCCTATGAGGACGTAGTAAGCGTCAAAGACAAACATCAGCAGGTACGTTTTGGATATACTGCCCTCGGCAGCCTGAAAACGAGAGAAGAGAATGGCACCAAAATACATTTCACCTACAATACGGAAGAGCAGTTAACACGGCTGGTAAACGAACATGGCGAAAGTTATTCCTTCCAGCGGAACAGGCGCGGGGATGTGGTCTCTGAAACAGGATTTGACGGCCTTACCCGCCATTATGAACGCGACAGTGCCGGTAAAGTCATAAAGATACAACGGCCGGGCCAGCGCTGGACGACCTATGAATATGACTATAACGGCCGCATCATCCGGTCGGCCTACAGCGACGGCACCTGGGAAACGTATAACTATAACCGTAACGGCCTGCTGACAGAAGCAGAGAATGAACACAATACCATCAGGCTGGCGCGTGATGTGGCAGGCAGGATTACGCAGGAGTGGCAGAACGGACATGCCGTTACCCGCAGCTATGACAGGAACGGACGGTGTAAAACAATACAAAGCAGCATAGGCGCTGATATCAGGCTGCATCGTAATAACCTCGGGGAGGTAACAACGATGGAGGCCTCCGCAGCAGAGGGAGAAGACGCCTGGACCGCCCACATACAACGTAACGCATTCGGGCTCGAAATAGAACGTACGCTGCCCGGCGGCATAAAAAGCACATGGACGTACGACAGCGGCGCCATGCCGGCATCGCATATCGTGCAAAGCGGTTCCCGCACCACCCGCAGCAGGCAATACCATTGGGATGCCAACCAACGCCTGAAACAAATCGTCAATGGCCTCAGCAAAGGAACGGCGAAATTTGGATATGATGATCTGGGCAACCTGGCGTGGGGTCAATATGAAGATGGACAATACGATTACCGCCTGCCCGACAAAACAGGCAATCTGCATAAGACCCAGATACGGAAAGACCGTAAATATGGCGCGGGCGGCAGGTTGCAGGAATCTGAAAATACCAGGTTCATCTATGATGAAGAAGGTAATCTGTCGAAGAAAATCGTGAATACGGCCCCGGCAGGCACCGGAGTATGGGAATACGAATGGTATGGCAACGGGATGCTGAAACAGGTGACGCGCCCGGACCGTCAGACACTCACCTTTCAATACGATGCGTTAGGCAGAAGGACCAGCAAAAAGTACAAAGGTGAGGTAACACGGTTCGTCTGGAACGGGAACACGCCATTGCATGAATGGAGTTATCCTGCAGCAGATATCCCCACGATGACGATTGACGAGGCGGGAAATATACAACAGAGCCACCCGGAGCCCGTGCCATCTGAAACCCTTGTTACCTGGGTGTTTGAAGAAGGAAGGCAGGCGCCGGCCGCCAAAATCGTCCGGGGAAAACAGTATTCCATTATCGCTGATTACCTGGGCACGCCCACCGAGGCATATGATGAAACCGGCCAGCAGGTGTGGTCCTGTGAGTTGGATATTTATGGGAAGGTGCGTAAATTGAGCGGGGACAAGGCTTTTGTTCCCTTCCGGTACCAGGGGCAATATGAGGATGCAGAGACAGGTCTGTATTACAACCGCTTCAGGTACTACAGCCCGGAAGAAGGCTGTTACATCAGCCAGGACCCGATTGGGCTGGCCGGCGGTATCAGGCCTTATGGATATGTGGACGATCCCCTTAGCTGGGTAGACCCTGCAGGGTTGGCTGCCATACCCAGTCTGGCTGACCTCAAATATGCGGCACAGCATACGCTCGATTTCTCCACCGCCAAAGACGGCGCGGTGTTTTGGTCTGGCAATAACACCCACACCAATATGCTGGCCGCTCAGCAATGGGCCGCCGCCAATGGCAAAACAACGCTGGAACAGACGGTCGGCGGACAGTATCTGAACGACCTCGATCTGTTTGGGCCACACAGCACGCTAACAGGCCAGGAAGCCGCAGAAGTGTGGGACATCGCCTCTAAAAGATTTGCGGAAGATGCGTCCGGCGATGTACATGTATTTTCAACGAATGCCAAAAAGATAAACAAATGGGGAAACCTGAGAACATGGTGGCGCATCGAATTGCCGGCATTGTTGAAGAATACAAAAGTTAACAATATCTTCAGGATGAAAAAAGATGGCACCAAATCCAAAACAGGACATGTCAAGTGCCGGTAA
- a CDS encoding DUF3592 domain-containing protein, with protein sequence MRQHRICLFIGLILMAASGYKLKQSVDFIRSSEQVRGTVTSLVKDNDDTYSPVFTIDTKTDGQIVYHHLAGSSPSAWDVGEGADFLYKEGSPDSITMMSYFWLFGWSIVLMAIALPLLILSAGYFLLRPLLTI encoded by the coding sequence ATGAGGCAGCACAGAATATGTTTATTTATCGGTCTTATCTTAATGGCGGCTTCAGGATATAAACTGAAGCAATCTGTTGATTTCATCCGAAGCAGCGAACAGGTGAGGGGTACGGTCACATCGCTGGTAAAAGATAATGACGATACCTATTCCCCGGTTTTTACAATAGACACTAAAACGGACGGACAGATCGTTTATCACCATCTGGCAGGGAGCAGTCCGTCTGCATGGGATGTGGGAGAAGGGGCGGATTTTCTGTACAAAGAGGGCAGTCCGGATTCCATTACCATGATGAGCTATTTCTGGCTGTTCGGCTGGTCCATCGTTTTAATGGCCATTGCCCTTCCGTTGTTGATTCTCAGTGCCGGTTATTTTCTTCTCAGGCCGTTACTCACTATTTAA
- a CDS encoding DUF3592 domain-containing protein encodes MVIYLIVVIIGALLFMSAVAGLKSKLAFVKNGERATGTIVRVDEKTDEDGTYYYPVFDIPSAKHGIMTYSHSTGRSTPVWQVGDTAVFIFMPGKPDTVRFLKYTEIFWGPMLLLATAADLLLIGGGYFLIRGLFGF; translated from the coding sequence ATGGTCATATATCTCATTGTGGTAATCATTGGCGCTTTATTGTTCATGAGTGCTGTAGCGGGGCTGAAAAGTAAACTGGCTTTTGTAAAAAACGGAGAACGCGCTACGGGCACCATTGTACGGGTCGATGAAAAAACAGACGAAGACGGCACTTACTATTACCCTGTTTTTGACATCCCTTCCGCCAAACATGGCATAATGACGTACAGCCATTCCACAGGACGTTCCACCCCTGTCTGGCAGGTAGGGGATACGGCTGTATTCATTTTCATGCCGGGCAAACCGGACACCGTACGGTTTCTTAAATACACGGAGATTTTCTGGGGGCCGATGTTGCTGCTGGCGACTGCAGCCGATCTTTTATTGATTGGCGGAGGCTATTTCCTGATACGTGGCCTCTTTGGCTTTTAG
- a CDS encoding winged helix-turn-helix transcriptional regulator → MYEKKNPKDLSCGIGMTLEIIGGKWKPCLINAIHKGIHRPSELARQNPAASKRVLNLQLKELEQHGVVRKIIYPELPPKVEYFLTELGESLLPLVDMMEKWGDNLLTKGAQ, encoded by the coding sequence ATGTACGAAAAGAAAAATCCAAAGGACCTGAGTTGTGGTATTGGCATGACACTGGAGATTATCGGGGGGAAATGGAAACCCTGTTTAATTAATGCGATCCATAAGGGCATACACCGGCCCAGCGAGCTGGCCCGGCAAAACCCTGCCGCCAGCAAGCGTGTGTTAAACCTGCAGTTAAAAGAACTGGAACAGCATGGTGTTGTCAGAAAAATCATCTATCCGGAACTGCCGCCGAAAGTGGAATACTTTCTGACCGAGCTGGGCGAGTCACTGCTCCCCCTGGTGGACATGATGGAAAAATGGGGGGACAATCTGCTTACAAAGGGAGCACAGTAG